ACGGTTTATAAAATTATACAACATCCCAAATTGGAAAATCTGTTTTCGGGTACCGATAGTGTTTATAACGAGCGCAGTATTATTACTAAAGATGGTCTGGTTTTGCGGCCCGATAGAATAAATGTAAATTTAAAAAATACAGCGGTTGTAATTGATTACAAAACGGGACTGCCAACAACCAGGCACAAAGAACAAGTGGCTCAATATGCAAACGCGCTAACAGAAATGGGCTTTTTAAATATCGAAAAAATACTTATATATAGTAACGAGGACGAAATAGTAATAAATAAAGTTTAATTTTGAACTTAAAATTTAGAATATGTACGGAAAAATAAAAGAACATCTACAGCGAGAACTGGAAGAAATTAAAGAAAACGGATTATACAAAAAAGAGCGAATTATTACTTCGCCTCAGGGTGCCGAGATAACAATTTCTACAGGTCAAAAGGTTTTAAACTTTTGCGCAAATAACTATTTAGGTTTATCGGCCAACAAAGAAGTAATTCAAGCGGCCAAAGATACTATGGACACACACGGTTTTGGAATGTCGTCTGTTCGTTTCATTTGCGGAACCCAAGATATCCACAAAGAATTGGAGCAAAAAATCGCCGATTTTTACGGTACCGAAGATACAATTCTTTATGCCGCCTGTTTCGACGCCAACGGGGGGGTTTTTGAGCCATTGTTGGGTGCAGAGGATGCTATTATTTCAGATTCACTAAATCACGCTTCCATTATAGACGGGGTGCGATTATGTAAGGCGGCACGTTATCGTTATCAAAACAATGATATGGATGATTTGGAAAAGCAACTTATCGCCGCTAATAAAAATGGGGCACGCTTTAAAATAATAGTAACAGATGGCGTTTTTTCTATGGATGGATTAGTTGCGCCACTTGACAAAATATGCGATTTAGCAGATAAATATGACGCTTTGGTTATGATAGATGAATGTCATGCAACAGGCTTTATTGGTGACACCGGTCGCGGAACCTTGGAAGAAAAGGGTGTGATGGGCCGTGTTGATATAATTACTGGCACGCTCGGAAAAGCACTAGGCGGCGCCATGGGCGGTTATACTACGGGAAACAAAGAAGTTATAGATATGCTGCGCCAACGTTCGCGTCCATATTTGTTTTCCAACTCATTGGCACCAGCT
This region of Aequorivita marisscotiae genomic DNA includes:
- the kbl gene encoding glycine C-acetyltransferase: MYGKIKEHLQRELEEIKENGLYKKERIITSPQGAEITISTGQKVLNFCANNYLGLSANKEVIQAAKDTMDTHGFGMSSVRFICGTQDIHKELEQKIADFYGTEDTILYAACFDANGGVFEPLLGAEDAIISDSLNHASIIDGVRLCKAARYRYQNNDMDDLEKQLIAANKNGARFKIIVTDGVFSMDGLVAPLDKICDLADKYDALVMIDECHATGFIGDTGRGTLEEKGVMGRVDIITGTLGKALGGAMGGYTTGNKEVIDMLRQRSRPYLFSNSLAPAIVGASIKVFDLLANDTSLKDKLTENTAYFKKGLKDAGFDIIDGESAIVPVMLYDAKLSQEMANKLLEEGIYVIGFFFPVVPQGKARIRVQLSAAHNKEHLDKAIRAFIKVGKELNVIGD